From one Streptococcus oralis genomic stretch:
- a CDS encoding YSIRK-type signal peptide-containing protein: protein MKSKQQGFRTEKYIRYGIRKYSFGAASVAIATGLMMFLGNGAVSAAEVQGADATVATTTPVATKESESTITAEKSEAKASEKVVETKKVDKTALTKKVVELEAKIASAKKADATAIATANEVLTAAKAVLANETAKQADIDAEHAKVEALITVVVESDEAGKQVEKTAATTAVKPVATTATEKAEKVEETKETVEPVQEAKKVLEQVTSEAEVTNVLATEAIRKNQLEAENKAAIEAAIANNKEVIAEAKKVLVTDSVTARQGNEQLSRLNESILAVYNELKKAGIGKDGNFGVALAAQDFYAEEGSNTTHASETNAANHTGKDTYTIPVQEIKLIKGTDATGLEIEVYSNQRVGNDTNAGNGMHTEQGGKTGHNNKGRVDYPLTPDAAKKLAEEAPLWRNKLRADGSRILNAATSIYSANGGYEYLATEIYGLGYEQGIDRVLIKGLKDRIAVSENAKQAGWSLTSVTPTNLVPGLTYDSETDTIQGKVIADIENGVYDLRFNITATNTDGRTVTFQIQNLRAGWVGWQDSTPPKIKSDSERYDRKVGDDANVNIQFYDESGASATPANSRGTYNYTTVEGKVVRVPQRFSRAVTGVSGYNTIGEQLDDSKVLIPGTSYSVSNSTSDEQAADQTNMGRGIISGKLTEAGIYTVSVFAKDYDKLANNNVWNQSGQEAHATVTLVVKPKVEVQNVETYSTVVPVKISKGASRAKITMPDGTVTNLKAVNGKWLVDSGSTNTAVSENQELGTVDSNTVFNIPVTSEATAKVGVDNIKVEASAENVKGTFLRERVELNGTDGQKHTAVLNSTSGHWELPADYAEVKTANGDGTTTWTKRQVYTEAKLDGGMKFFIYEYTRQLDKDGNVTSVTTPDRPMTEYVSQNTNQAGDGMSVTITFDKHSNTWTSSDGTEVTAKKLGDDSWEVHTKSGFGGIIRGTIATNSDVATVVNTKPTASSQDYTSTKGTAVDLRNEAKAAVTISDAEDTKYGKTTYITRITVTSPSGVQKVYDTKQDANNYNLASGYTLSEVGVYTVTVDVIDSNGNYTTDATIGGTESGVDHGAGSSTATTTYHITVTDTIEGHNVTSTDVQGATQTGTPTFTSVGDGSPVAPSATSPAKLVDPTTGNLVDQVTIDGQGTYTINNETGVVTFVPLKTFTGTATPVTVSLTATLGQDKDGQPITATATATYTPTVTPVTPTATPAESTGIQGATQTGTVAFKEGHSVAPIKPNSAVLLDKNGTPVAPGASVDALDENGNKVGEYTIDPTSNTVTFSPTDKTYKGKVQPATVQAEDENGTKVKTTYTPHIVGVTPTAEPAKSVDVQGATQESTVTFNGGTTTLDGKQVTVDIDPATFTLLDETGTPATSVPAKDPSGNVIGTYTLKTVGEQAVAVFTPTDKTYSGEVQPVRVQAKDKNGISVETTYTPLITPVTPTATPATSENIQGATQTGTPTFVQGDAIAPIKQGSVKLLDKEGNEVPAGQTTPAYAEDGTTEIGTFSIDPTTGKVTFSPTDKLYSGKVTPATVQAEDENGTKVTTTYTPQIIPVNPIGVPATSEDVQGATQTGKPEFQGGTAVVNGKEVTVEMNDTVPAKLIDSKTGNVVDSITIPGEGTYTVAPDGTVTFVPEKTFTGQASGVEVLREDKNGTPVTASYTPVVKAAIPTATDAVTEDIQGATQKGVPTFLGGRVTVNGVEKIVPIDEAKGLELIDPKTGKPTDQPIVIPGEGTYTVNNGMVEFKPEPQFTGKGTGVEVQRVDENGTPVKAKYTPVVKPATPTSSDVITTDVQGATQSGTPTFEGGKVKVNGIEKTVEIDETVKPTFDDGTKEKTIPGEGTYTIDETGKVTFTPEKTFTGQATGVTVKRVDKNGTPITAKYTPVVIPVTPTSKDSESEGPKGQPQSGTPTFEGGKVTINGKEIPVEIDETVKPTFDDGTTEKKVPGEGTYTIDEAGKVTFTPEPEFVGRATGVTVKRVDKNGTPITAKYIPTVRPNTSFVDTKGNILAPSEDGSQPKKDIPGYKIVETKVDEKGNVVHVYEKVKTSHKDKEGNDIPGYPTEDGEQPKKDIPGYRFVETKKLPNGDTEHVYEKVKTSHKDKEGNEIPGYPSEDGEQPKKDIPGYRFVETKKLPNGDTEHVYEKVKTSHKDKEGNEIPGYPSEDGEQPKKDIPGYRFVETKKLPNGDTEHVYEKVKTSHKDKEGNEIPGYPSEDGQQPKKDIPGYRFVETKKLPNGDTEHVYEKVKTSHKDKEGNDIPGYPTEDGEQPKKDIPGYRFVETKKLPNGDTEHVYEKVKTSHKDKEGNDIPGYPTEDGEQPKKDIPGYRFVETKKLPNGDTEHVYEKVKTSHKDKEGNDIPGYPTEDGEQPKKDIPGYRFVETKKLPNGDTEHVYEKVKTSHKDKEGNDIPGHPTEDGEQPKKDIPGYRFVETKKLPNGDTEHVYEKVKTSHKDKEGNDIPGYPTEDGEQPKKDIPGYRFVETKKLPNGDTEHVYEKVVTDPQQKPTEQSPTTKATKELPNTGTEDHAALAALGVLGLMSGFGLVSRKKKED from the coding sequence ATGAAGAGTAAGCAACAGGGTTTTAGAACGGAGAAGTACATTCGTTATGGCATTCGGAAGTACAGCTTTGGGGCAGCGTCGGTGGCAATTGCGACCGGTTTGATGATGTTCCTAGGTAATGGTGCGGTATCGGCAGCGGAAGTACAAGGTGCAGATGCAACAGTGGCAACGACAACACCAGTAGCAACAAAGGAGTCGGAGTCAACTATAACGGCGGAGAAATCTGAAGCTAAGGCGTCAGAAAAAGTAGTAGAGACTAAAAAAGTTGATAAGACTGCTCTGACTAAAAAAGTAGTTGAGTTAGAAGCGAAGATTGCATCTGCAAAGAAAGCTGATGCAACAGCGATAGCTACTGCAAATGAAGTATTGACTGCGGCAAAGGCAGTTCTTGCAAACGAAACTGCAAAACAGGCTGATATCGATGCAGAGCATGCTAAAGTTGAAGCTTTGATTACAGTTGTAGTTGAGTCAGACGAAGCTGGGAAACAAGTTGAGAAAACAGCAGCAACTACAGCAGTCAAACCAGTGGCGACCACTGCTACAGAAAAAGCAGAAAAAGTAGAAGAAACAAAAGAAACTGTCGAACCAGTCCAAGAAGCTAAAAAAGTCTTAGAACAAGTTACCTCTGAAGCTGAGGTAACCAATGTTTTAGCAACTGAAGCAATCCGGAAAAATCAGCTTGAGGCTGAAAACAAAGCGGCAATTGAGGCGGCGATAGCTAATAATAAAGAAGTTATTGCGGAAGCTAAAAAAGTGTTAGTTACGGATAGCGTTACAGCTAGACAAGGCAATGAACAATTGTCACGTTTGAACGAGTCAATTCTTGCAGTATATAATGAACTAAAAAAAGCAGGAATCGGAAAAGATGGAAACTTCGGAGTAGCTTTGGCTGCTCAAGATTTCTATGCTGAAGAGGGTTCTAACACAACTCATGCATCGGAAACAAACGCTGCAAATCATACTGGTAAAGATACCTATACGATCCCGGTACAAGAAATTAAATTAATTAAAGGTACTGATGCTACAGGTCTAGAGATTGAAGTCTATTCTAATCAGCGGGTTGGTAATGATACAAATGCTGGAAATGGGATGCATACAGAACAAGGTGGAAAAACTGGTCATAACAACAAAGGACGTGTAGACTATCCATTAACCCCTGATGCCGCTAAAAAATTAGCAGAAGAAGCCCCTCTTTGGAGAAACAAACTCCGTGCGGATGGGTCAAGAATTTTAAACGCTGCAACATCGATTTACTCTGCTAATGGTGGTTATGAATACCTAGCTACAGAAATTTATGGATTGGGTTACGAACAAGGAATTGATCGTGTACTAATTAAAGGCTTGAAAGATCGTATCGCTGTTTCTGAAAATGCCAAGCAAGCTGGTTGGAGTTTAACTTCTGTAACCCCAACTAACCTTGTGCCGGGATTGACATACGATTCAGAAACAGACACAATTCAAGGAAAAGTTATAGCGGATATTGAAAATGGAGTTTATGATTTACGATTTAATATTACTGCGACCAATACAGATGGTCGAACAGTAACTTTCCAAATTCAGAATCTTCGTGCTGGTTGGGTCGGGTGGCAAGATAGCACACCTCCTAAAATAAAGTCAGACTCTGAGCGTTATGATCGTAAAGTAGGTGATGATGCTAATGTAAACATTCAATTCTATGACGAATCAGGTGCCAGTGCAACACCAGCAAATAGTCGAGGAACTTATAACTACACGACGGTTGAAGGAAAAGTTGTAAGAGTGCCTCAAAGATTTTCTAGAGCAGTGACAGGAGTTTCAGGATATAACACCATTGGTGAACAATTAGATGATTCTAAAGTCCTAATTCCAGGTACTAGCTATAGTGTTTCAAACAGTACTTCTGATGAGCAAGCTGCTGATCAAACGAATATGGGGAGAGGAATCATTTCTGGAAAATTAACTGAAGCAGGAATTTACACAGTCTCCGTATTTGCAAAAGATTATGATAAGTTGGCTAATAATAATGTCTGGAACCAATCTGGACAAGAAGCACATGCTACCGTAACATTAGTTGTGAAACCAAAGGTTGAGGTTCAAAACGTTGAGACTTACTCAACGGTTGTACCAGTTAAAATTTCTAAAGGTGCATCAAGAGCTAAGATAACAATGCCGGATGGTACTGTAACCAATCTAAAAGCAGTTAATGGAAAATGGCTCGTAGACAGTGGTTCAACCAACACAGCTGTTTCTGAAAATCAAGAATTAGGTACTGTAGATTCAAATACCGTCTTTAATATTCCAGTCACGTCAGAAGCAACTGCAAAAGTTGGTGTTGATAATATCAAAGTAGAAGCATCAGCTGAAAATGTTAAGGGAACTTTCTTACGTGAGCGAGTTGAATTGAATGGAACTGATGGGCAAAAACACACTGCAGTTTTAAATAGTACATCTGGTCACTGGGAGCTTCCTGCTGACTATGCCGAAGTGAAAACAGCAAATGGAGATGGGACTACAACTTGGACAAAACGCCAAGTATACACTGAAGCGAAACTAGATGGCGGTATGAAATTCTTCATTTACGAATATACTCGTCAACTTGATAAAGATGGAAATGTAACCAGTGTAACTACTCCTGATCGTCCAATGACGGAATATGTTTCTCAAAATACTAACCAAGCTGGCGATGGTATGTCAGTAACTATTACTTTTGACAAACATTCAAACACATGGACATCATCAGATGGAACAGAAGTTACTGCTAAAAAGTTGGGTGATGATTCATGGGAAGTTCATACTAAATCAGGTTTTGGTGGAATCATTAGAGGAACAATCGCAACTAACTCAGATGTTGCGACTGTTGTCAATACGAAACCAACTGCAAGCTCACAAGATTATACTTCTACTAAAGGAACTGCGGTAGATCTCCGTAATGAAGCAAAAGCTGCAGTGACAATCTCTGATGCAGAAGATACTAAGTACGGAAAAACAACTTACATTACTCGTATTACAGTAACATCTCCTTCAGGAGTTCAGAAGGTTTATGACACTAAACAAGATGCAAACAACTATAATCTTGCTAGTGGTTATACACTGAGTGAAGTGGGAGTCTATACAGTAACAGTTGACGTTATTGATAGTAATGGCAATTACACAACAGATGCTACAATAGGTGGAACTGAATCTGGTGTGGATCATGGGGCTGGCTCATCAACAGCTACAACAACTTACCACATCACAGTAACAGACACGATTGAAGGTCATAATGTAACATCCACAGATGTTCAAGGAGCGACTCAAACAGGTACTCCAACCTTTACATCTGTTGGTGATGGCTCACCTGTGGCACCAAGTGCTACTTCACCTGCTAAGTTGGTAGATCCTACCACTGGTAACTTAGTTGACCAAGTAACAATTGATGGTCAAGGAACATACACAATTAATAATGAAACTGGTGTTGTGACATTTGTTCCGTTGAAAACATTCACAGGTACAGCAACCCCAGTGACTGTATCATTAACAGCAACTCTTGGTCAAGATAAAGATGGACAACCTATTACCGCTACAGCGACAGCAACTTATACTCCAACTGTTACACCAGTTACTCCAACAGCAACTCCTGCAGAATCAACTGGAATCCAAGGCGCTACTCAAACAGGAACGGTAGCATTCAAAGAAGGACACTCTGTTGCTCCAATCAAGCCGAACTCAGCTGTTCTTCTTGATAAGAATGGTACTCCGGTAGCACCTGGAGCTTCAGTAGATGCTTTGGATGAGAATGGTAACAAAGTAGGGGAATATACAATTGACCCAACTTCAAATACTGTAACATTCAGTCCAACCGATAAGACTTACAAAGGTAAAGTCCAACCTGCAACAGTTCAGGCTGAAGATGAGAATGGTACAAAAGTTAAGACAACTTATACTCCACATATTGTAGGTGTTACTCCAACAGCAGAACCTGCTAAGTCAGTTGATGTCCAAGGAGCAACTCAAGAAAGTACAGTAACATTCAATGGTGGTACGACTACACTGGATGGTAAACAGGTGACTGTAGATATTGACCCAGCTACTTTCACTCTTTTAGATGAAACCGGAACTCCAGCAACATCTGTTCCAGCTAAAGACCCTAGTGGAAATGTTATTGGTACATATACTCTGAAAACAGTTGGTGAACAAGCCGTTGCAGTCTTTACCCCAACTGATAAGACTTATAGTGGTGAAGTTCAACCTGTGCGTGTACAGGCTAAAGATAAAAATGGTATTTCGGTTGAAACAACTTACACACCATTGATTACGCCAGTTACACCAACAGCAACTCCAGCAACTTCTGAAAATATTCAAGGAGCAACACAAACAGGCACCCCTACATTTGTTCAAGGTGATGCAATTGCACCAATTAAACAAGGTTCAGTAAAACTTCTTGATAAAGAAGGAAATGAAGTTCCTGCAGGTCAGACAACTCCAGCTTATGCTGAAGATGGGACTACTGAAATTGGTACATTCTCTATTGATCCAACAACTGGAAAGGTAACCTTTAGTCCAACGGATAAATTGTATTCTGGTAAGGTTACTCCAGCAACTGTGCAAGCAGAAGATGAAAATGGAACTAAAGTGACGACAACTTACACGCCACAAATTATCCCAGTAAATCCTATTGGAGTTCCTGCGACTTCTGAAGATGTTCAAGGTGCAACTCAAACTGGAAAACCAGAATTCCAAGGTGGAACTGCAGTTGTCAATGGAAAAGAAGTTACTGTTGAGATGAATGACACTGTTCCAGCTAAATTGATTGATTCTAAAACTGGAAATGTTGTGGATTCTATCACTATTCCGGGTGAAGGTACTTATACTGTAGCACCGGACGGAACAGTAACCTTTGTTCCTGAAAAAACCTTTACAGGTCAAGCATCAGGCGTTGAAGTTTTACGTGAAGACAAGAATGGAACCCCCGTTACAGCAAGCTACACTCCAGTTGTTAAGGCAGCAATTCCAACAGCTACTGATGCTGTTACAGAAGACATTCAAGGTGCAACTCAAAAAGGAGTGCCTACATTCCTAGGTGGTAGGGTTACTGTTAATGGAGTGGAAAAAATTGTTCCTATTGATGAAGCCAAGGGTCTTGAACTTATTGATCCAAAAACAGGAAAACCAACAGATCAACCAATTGTCATTCCAGGCGAAGGAACTTATACTGTAAATAATGGTATGGTAGAATTTAAGCCAGAACCACAATTTACTGGAAAAGGAACAGGTGTAGAAGTTCAACGTGTAGATGAGAATGGAACTCCTGTAAAAGCTAAATACACTCCAGTTGTTAAACCAGCAACTCCAACAAGTTCGGATGTTATTACAACAGATGTTCAGGGTGCAACTCAATCAGGAACACCAACATTTGAAGGTGGAAAAGTCAAAGTTAATGGTATTGAGAAAACTGTTGAAATTGATGAAACAGTCAAACCAACGTTTGATGATGGTACAAAAGAGAAGACAATTCCAGGTGAAGGTACATATACTATTGATGAAACTGGAAAAGTAACCTTTACTCCCGAGAAGACATTTACAGGTCAAGCAACAGGTGTGACTGTTAAGCGTGTTGATAAGAACGGAACCCCAATTACAGCTAAGTATACCCCAGTTGTTATCCCGGTTACACCTACTTCAAAAGATTCTGAATCAGAAGGTCCGAAAGGACAACCTCAATCAGGAACACCAACATTTGAAGGCGGAAAAGTAACAATCAATGGTAAAGAAATTCCGGTAGAAATTGATGAAACAGTTAAGCCGACCTTTGACGATGGTACAACAGAGAAGAAGGTACCAGGCGAGGGTACATATACTATTGATGAAGCTGGAAAAGTTACTTTCACACCAGAGCCAGAATTTGTAGGTCGAGCAACTGGAGTAACAGTTAAACGTGTTGATAAGAATGGAACCCCGATTACAGCTAAATACATCCCTACTGTACGTCCGAATACTTCATTTGTTGATACTAAAGGAAATATCCTAGCACCAAGTGAAGATGGTTCGCAGCCTAAGAAAGATATTCCAGGATATAAAATTGTTGAAACTAAGGTTGATGAAAAAGGCAATGTGGTCCACGTTTATGAGAAGGTTAAGACCAGTCATAAGGATAAGGAAGGCAATGACATTCCAGGTTATCCAACCGAAGACGGCGAACAACCTAAGAAAGATATTCCAGGCTACCGCTTCGTAGAGACTAAGAAACTTCCAAACGGTGACACAGAACATGTCTACGAAAAAGTGAAGACTAGTCACAAGGATAAGGAAGGGAATGAAATTCCAGGTTATCCAAGCGAAGACGGCGAACAACCTAAGAAAGATATTCCAGGTTACCGCTTCGTAGAGACCAAAAAACTTCCAAACGGCGACACAGAACATGTCTACGAAAAAGTGAAGACTAGTCACAAGGATAAAGAAGGGAATGAAATTCCAGGTTATCCAAGCGAAGACGGCGAACAACCTAAGAAAGATATTCCAGGTTACCGCTTCGTAGAGACCAAAAAACTTCCAAACGGCGACACAGAACATGTCTACGAAAAAGTGAAGACTAGTCACAAGGATAAGGAAGGCAATGAAATTCCAGGTTATCCAAGCGAAGACGGCCAACAACCTAAGAAGGATATTCCAGGTTACCGCTTCGTAGAGACTAAGAAACTTCCAAACGGTGACACAGAACATGTCTACGAAAAAGTGAAGACCAGTCATAAGGATAAGGAAGGGAATGACATTCCAGGTTATCCAACCGAAGACGGTGAACAACCGAAGAAAGATATTCCAGGCTACCGCTTCGTAGAGACTAAGAAACTTCCAAACGGTGACACAGAACACGTTTATGAGAAGGTTAAGACCAGCCACAAGGATAAGGAAGGGAATGACATTCCAGGTTATCCAACCGAAGACGGTGAACAACCGAAGAAAGATATTCCAGGTTACCGCTTCGTAGAGACTAAGAAACTTCCAAACGGTGACACAGAACACGTTTATGAGAAGGTTAAGACCAGCCACAAGGATAAGGAAGGGAATGACATTCCAGGTTATCCAACCGAAGACGGTGAACAACCGAAGAAAGATATTCCAGGTTACCGCTTCGTAGAGACTAAGAAACTTCCAAACGGCGACACAGAACACGTTTATGAGAAGGTTAAGACCAGCCACAAGGATAAGGAAGGGAATGACATTCCAGGTCATCCAACCGAAGACGGCGAACAACCTAAGAAGGATATTCCAGGTTACCGCTTCGTAGAGACTAAGAAACTTCCAAACGGGGACACAGAACATGTCTACGAAAAAGTGAAGACCAGTCATAAGGATAAGGAAGGGAATGACATTCCAGGTTATCCAACCGAAGACGGCGAACAACCTAAGAAAGATATTCCAGGTTACCGCTTCGTAGAGACTAAGAAACTTCCAAACGGGGACACAGAACATGTCTACGAAAAAGTTGTTACTGACCCTCAACAAAAGCCGACTGAGCAATCTCCAACTACTAAAGCAACCAAAGAATTACCTAATACTGGTACGGAAGATCATGCAGCTTTGGCAGCTCTAGGAGTACTTGGTTTGATGAGCGGATTTGGACTTGTGTCTCGCAAGAAAAAAGAAGACTAA
- a CDS encoding ferredoxin reductase family protein — translation MKSLKGILFIGLSMLLTILAWLSSGANQFLIPGLALTTLSLTFILASRLPLLEAWFNGLEKMYLAHKFTAFLSILLLTLHNFSMGGLWGSHLAAQFGNIAIYIFISIVLVAYLGQYIQYEAWRWIHRLVYLAYIFGLFHVLMIMGNRLLSFSFLGFIFGIYALLGLLAGFYIIFLYQKVGFTYLGKIVGIKRLNHDTTEIEIELSHPFTYEYGQFAFLKIFQKGFETAPHPFSISGGQGRTLYFTIKNSGDHTKNIYDNLQVGSKVAVDRAYGHMTMEHGPKQQIWIAGGIGMTPFISYIREHPILDKSVRFYYSFRGEENAVYLDLLRDYARQNANFDLQLVDSNEKGYLTLDQEEIPDQTTVYMCGPLPMMKALAKQIKKKNPKAKLIYEGFKFK, via the coding sequence ATGAAATCATTAAAAGGTATTTTATTTATCGGACTTAGTATGCTTCTGACTATTCTGGCTTGGCTCAGTTCAGGCGCTAATCAGTTTCTAATCCCTGGTTTAGCTCTCACTACCCTCTCACTTACTTTTATACTAGCTAGCCGTTTACCCTTGCTTGAGGCTTGGTTTAACGGACTTGAAAAGATGTATCTAGCTCATAAATTCACGGCTTTTCTATCCATACTCCTACTAACCCTACACAACTTTAGCATGGGTGGTCTCTGGGGTTCGCATTTGGCCGCCCAGTTTGGAAATATTGCTATCTATATCTTTATCAGCATCGTTCTGGTTGCCTATCTGGGACAGTACATCCAGTATGAAGCATGGAGATGGATTCATCGATTGGTTTATCTAGCCTATATCTTTGGCCTTTTTCATGTTTTGATGATCATGGGAAATCGTCTCCTCTCCTTTAGTTTCCTAGGTTTTATCTTTGGAATCTATGCTCTTTTAGGCTTGCTTGCAGGTTTTTATATTATTTTCCTTTATCAAAAGGTCGGTTTCACCTATCTTGGAAAAATCGTAGGAATCAAACGACTCAACCACGATACGACTGAAATTGAAATAGAACTCAGTCACCCTTTCACCTACGAATATGGACAATTTGCCTTTCTAAAAATTTTCCAAAAAGGTTTTGAGACTGCTCCACACCCTTTCTCCATCTCTGGAGGGCAAGGACGAACTCTTTATTTTACGATTAAAAACTCTGGTGACCACACCAAAAATATCTATGACAATCTTCAAGTTGGTAGCAAGGTTGCGGTTGATCGCGCCTATGGACATATGACTATGGAACATGGTCCAAAGCAGCAAATCTGGATCGCAGGTGGAATTGGAATGACACCTTTCATCTCTTATATCCGAGAACACCCTATCCTAGACAAGAGCGTCCGCTTCTACTATAGTTTCCGTGGAGAGGAAAATGCTGTCTACCTAGATCTACTTCGAGACTACGCTCGTCAAAATGCTAACTTTGACCTGCAGCTGGTCGATAGCAATGAAAAAGGATACCTGACTTTGGATCAAGAAGAAATCCCTGACCAGACTACAGTCTATATGTGTGGACCTCTTCCTATGATGAAGGCCCTTGCCAAGCAAATCAAGAAAAAGAATCCCAAAGCAAAACTCATTTACGAAGGTTTCAAGTTTAAATAA